ATCAAGTTCGCGTCGCGGACTTCCGCTTTGTCGCGGCGGGCGTGATCCCGCGCACCACCAGCGGCAAGCTGGCCCGCAGCGCCTGCCGCAGCGAGTACCTGGCCGGCGCGTACGACAGGTATGCCGACCCGGCACGGTGACGGTCAGATCTGCGGGGTCAGATCCAGGTTGGTGATCGAGGTCATCCCGGTGACCAGCCACTGCCCCGACTCGCGCTGCAGGGTCAGCCGGTAGGAGATGTACTTCAGCGACGGGATGTCCTTGGTCAGCGGGCTGGTCGAGGTGGAGTTGGTGTAGACGATCGCGGTGGCCTCGGAGCCGTTCAGACTCTCGACCGCCGCACCGACCACCTCGGTGGAGTTGGTCACCTGAGCCTGCTTGTTGGTCGGCACGATCGCGTCGATGTACTTGCGGTACTCCGCCTGGAAGTCACCGGCCAGGTAACGCGCCGACCGGTTGGCCAGCTGGTCCATGTTGTCGGGGGTGTAGGTCCACAGCGTGGTGATGGCGTCGGCGGCGGTCCGGGCGATCTGCACCTTGGTGTGCACCGTGGCACGTTCGGCGATGTAGGGCTGCGCCATGGCCCCGGCGAAACCGCCCGCCGCGACGAACAGGGCGGCCGCGATGCCGATCACGAGGCCCGCGCGGCGTCCCGGCAGTTTGCGCTCGACGAGCACCACCGGTTCGGCGTCGGGCTTGTCGGGCTCAGCCTCAGGCTCCTCGGTCGCGTCCGGCTTGTCGGTCTCAGCCTCGGGCTCCTCGGTCGCCTCGGGCTCCTCGGTCGCCTCGGGCTCGTCGGTCGCGTCCGGCTCGACCACGGGCTCCGGGGCCGGTGTCGACGCGGCGCGTTTCCGCTTCCCACGCGGCACCCGCTGCTGCGTTGTCGGGTCGGTCTTCTCGGCGGAGGACTCCGCGGCGCCGTCGCTCAGATCACCTGAGCCAGATCGCTGATCTTCCATTGGCCCCCCTCCTGGATCGCAGTGACAACCCACCGACTGCCATCCTCCACGCGGCCGCCGTCAGGCATGGTGGTGACGGTTCTGGTGACGACGACGACGGTGGCACTGCCGTCGTCGTTCCACCGTTCCACGCCGGCCTCGAGCACCTCGCCGGCGGTCGGCTCGAACCGTGCCACCGAGACCGCGATCTCGTTGATGCGGGACTTGAAGTCCTCGGCGAAGGCTCCGGTGCCTTGGGCGAGCAGGCCGTCGGCATACGCATTGGCGTTGAAGGGGTCCGGCGACGTGAAATCGGTCATGAACGACCGTACGAAACCGAGCGACTCGGCGGTGCGCATGGCCTCCCGGTGCTGGCGTTGATGCGTGAAAAGCACCACCGCGCTGACCGCCGCGGCGGCGACGATCAGCACGGTCGCGACGGTCAATGCGACCGTGAGGGCTCGGGTTCGCGGCGGTGGCGCCGGAAGATCGGTGAACGCCTTGCTACCCGCGGTGTTTCGACGAGGGCTCATCCGCCACCGCCCGCCGGGTTGGGACTGGCCAGCACCGTCAGGTTGTCGACCTTCCACTGGTCCGCGGCGGCGCGCACGAACTCGACCTTCACCGTGGCGGTGATGGTCCGGTAGTCCGGCGGCGTCCCGCGCTGTCCCTGCAGCAGCACGAGCATGGTGCCCCGGTCGGCGCCCGCGGTCAGCACCGCCGCGTTGGGAGACCAGTAGTCGTTGTCCACCGCACCGGCCTGCTCGATGGCGCGCTGTTGCTCCTCCAACTGCGGTCGGTAGTTGTCGGTGACCGCTCCCCGCGCACGCTCGAAGTCCTCGTGCAGCGTCGCAGCCTGGTAGCTGAGCATGTCAGTGACCAGCTTGGGGCCCTGTACCGCCAACTGCTCGCGAGTCTGGGCCAGGCGCAGGTCCTGACGGTAGACGGTGAGGTAACCCAGCGTCGCGGCGGCGACGGCGATCGCGGCACCCAACGAAACCACCTTCACCACAGTCTTTTTCGCGTGCCGCGGCGTGGGTTCGACCACCCTGACCTCGGTGCGTGCCACCATGTCGGCGACCGTACGGTTGCGGCGGTCCCACAATGGCCAGAACCAGCCCAGCAGCAGCGCTGCGGTGTCGATCAGGTGGGCGGCGTCGCGGGCCAGCAGCCGCCATGGCCCCACCTTGGTGCCGTCGCGGTCCACTACCGCGATACCGAACAGGGCGCGCCCCAGGGTCCATCCACTCAACGCGGGAAGCAGCATCCGATTCACGGCCACCGCGAGCAGGACCGCGGCGGCCCCGAGCACCGTGACCCACCACAGCCATTCCCGCTGCGGGGTCGACCACGCCACCAACACCAGCGCCGCGAACACCCCGAAGCCCACCACGACGTCCAGGGCGAATGCGCCCGCGCGCGCGGGCCACGACGCCAGCGAGCTCGGATCCGTTGTCTCCGTATCGCTCTGGCGGGTGTCGTCGGTCAACAGCTCCGTCACCTGGTCACCTGGTCGAGCTGAGCGATCTTGTAGGTGCCGTCTTCGGGAGCCATCTGCACGCGGAGCCGGTAACCCGTCTCCTGGTTCTGCACCGTGCTGTTACTCACCTTGACCCGCAACGCGACCAGTACATCCACCGAGCCGTCGTCGTGGTGCCGTTCGGCGGCGGCCCGGATGTTGGACACCTGGACCTGGGCCTGCGCCGCCTGGTAGGCGTCGACCAGGATGCCGCTGTAGAGCACCGCCTGCGCACCGAAATCTCCTGTGCCGCATTCGATGATCTTGCGCTGACTGGCCTCCATGGTGGCCAGGTCGGGGGCCTGGGTGGCGATAACGCAGTCCTTGGCCGCCTGCACCGCCGTCGCCTCGTCGACGTTACGGGCCTGCATGTCGTTGTCGGCGACCCGCGCCAGCACGCCCGCGCCGGCGAGCAGGACACTGAGCACCAGCAACGTCGCGGCGACCCCGATCACCCAGCCCCGGCTGTACAGGCGGGAACGCTGCCCGAGGTGGTCGCTCGGCGTAGGAGACTCGCCGGGAGCTCCGGAATCGACGGATTCGCCGGACCGGCCGATCTCGTCGGCCTGCCCGGGTTCCGAAGGCTCACCGGACGAGACACCGGTGCCGTCCTCGTCCTCGGGTGGGATCAGCCGGCCGGAGCCAGCATCTCCTTCCATCCGTCGTCTCCTGTGTTGGTCGAACTGTCGACGGTGTACTTCACTCCGTCGGGCCCCACGACTTCACCACTTTGCGGGTTGTACACCGCGGAGGTGCTTGATGACGGAGTGTAGATACACGGGTTGGGTTGCTGCCCACTGCACTGCACCGTGCCGCTGCCGGGCGGGGACAGCGGATCGCTCACGATCGGCGGCGCCGGGGGCAGCATGTCGGCCGGCAACGGATTGAGCCCATTGTTGATCGACGGCGCCGGGATCACCCGGCCCGGGTCCACCGGCTGATCGCACCGCGCACCGGGGGCCGGGCAGTTGAGCATCTGGTTCGGATCCCCGTACCACGGGTTGGTCCCCAGCGGCACATACGGTTCCTCGGACCGGCACTCCCGCGGGGTCGCGGCCCGCTTCCCGGGCACATCGGCACAGGGGTAGTTGCGCGCCCCGCGGACCACGTTGGGCGCGTCCTTCGGGATCTTGCAGTAGGTGCCGCTGGGCAGCGGCGCGGTGGTGGTGTCGGCCGGGGCCCGCCACTCGGTGGCCGGCAGGAATCCGGTCAGGCACGGCGGCGGTTGGTTGATGGTCAAGCTGAAGTTCAGCGCCGCGGCGTTCTCGAACGGCGCCGCCACCGCCTGGGCCACCGAGGCGCCCTGCGGCAGCACCACCAGCGTCTGCTCGAGCCCCTTGTTGTAGCGCTTGAGCATGTCGAGAACGATCTCGAGGTTGGCCAGCGTCTGCGGCAACGACTCCCGCACGTCGCTGAACACGGCGGTCACCGCGTCGGCGGTCGGGGCCGCATTGGTCAACGTGTTGCGCAGCACCTGATCCTGCGCCGCGGTCTGCGACGTGATGCTGTTCAGGTTGCGGGCCCACCGCGCGATCTCATCACCGGAGGTGACCTGGCTCTCCAGGATCGGCGCCGAGTTGTCGACGATGTCGTTGATGTCGTCGATGTGGGTCCGGAAGTCGCCGACGACCGCCTGGGTGCCGTCCACCAGGCGCTGCAACGCGGGACCCAACCCGCCGACGGCCAGCGCTGTCTCGTCGAGCAGCGCGGAGATCTTCTCCTTCGGCAGCACGGCCAAACCGCGGTTGGCGGCGTCCAGCGCGGGCCCGATCTCCTGGGGCACGGTGCCGTTGGTGATCGTCTGCCCCGGCTGGAAGTACTGGTCGGCGCCGCCCTCGGACACCAGGTCCAGGTACTGCTCACCGATCGCCGACACCGAATGCACATTCGCGGTGGCGTTGACCGGAATCCGGTAGTTCTCCGAAATGCTCAGGGTGGCAAGCGCACCGCGTTCGGTGGGTTCGATCCCGGTCACCTTTCCGATGGTGATACCCCGGTAGGTGACGTTGGCGGTGCGGTACAGACCGCCGGAGGCCGGCAGGTCCGCCTTCAGCTGGTACTGCCCGATGCCCGCCACACTCGGCAGCTTCAGGTAGTACCAGCCCAGCGTCACCAACGCGATCAGCGTCAGAACGGTGAACAGCAGCAACTGGATTCGAACGAATCGGGTCAGCAAGGTCTACTCACCCCTCACTCCCCTCTCTCGACGAGCGGGCCGCCGGGCACCGAGTTCGGATTCGGCGTGAACCGGACATCGGGGATCATCGTCGCCGGGTCGCGGCCCCACGACTGCTCGAGCGCCCGCAGCATGCCCGACACCCCGGTGCCGGACAGGAACGCGTTGTCCAGCGTGCTCAACGTCAGGTCGAAGGTCGCAG
This DNA window, taken from Mycolicibacterium sp. MU0050, encodes the following:
- a CDS encoding mammalian cell entry protein translates to MEDQRSGSGDLSDGAAESSAEKTDPTTQQRVPRGKRKRAASTPAPEPVVEPDATDEPEATEEPEATEEPEAETDKPDATEEPEAEPDKPDAEPVVLVERKLPGRRAGLVIGIAAALFVAAGGFAGAMAQPYIAERATVHTKVQIARTAADAITTLWTYTPDNMDQLANRSARYLAGDFQAEYRKYIDAIVPTNKQAQVTNSTEVVGAAVESLNGSEATAIVYTNSTSTSPLTKDIPSLKYISYRLTLQRESGQWLVTGMTSITNLDLTPQI
- a CDS encoding MlaD family protein, producing MLTRFVRIQLLLFTVLTLIALVTLGWYYLKLPSVAGIGQYQLKADLPASGGLYRTANVTYRGITIGKVTGIEPTERGALATLSISENYRIPVNATANVHSVSAIGEQYLDLVSEGGADQYFQPGQTITNGTVPQEIGPALDAANRGLAVLPKEKISALLDETALAVGGLGPALQRLVDGTQAVVGDFRTHIDDINDIVDNSAPILESQVTSGDEIARWARNLNSITSQTAAQDQVLRNTLTNAAPTADAVTAVFSDVRESLPQTLANLEIVLDMLKRYNKGLEQTLVVLPQGASVAQAVAAPFENAAALNFSLTINQPPPCLTGFLPATEWRAPADTTTAPLPSGTYCKIPKDAPNVVRGARNYPCADVPGKRAATPRECRSEEPYVPLGTNPWYGDPNQMLNCPAPGARCDQPVDPGRVIPAPSINNGLNPLPADMLPPAPPIVSDPLSPPGSGTVQCSGQQPNPCIYTPSSSTSAVYNPQSGEVVGPDGVKYTVDSSTNTGDDGWKEMLAPAG
- a CDS encoding RDD family protein, which encodes MTELLTDDTRQSDTETTDPSSLASWPARAGAFALDVVVGFGVFAALVLVAWSTPQREWLWWVTVLGAAAVLLAVAVNRMLLPALSGWTLGRALFGIAVVDRDGTKVGPWRLLARDAAHLIDTAALLLGWFWPLWDRRNRTVADMVARTEVRVVEPTPRHAKKTVVKVVSLGAAIAVAAATLGYLTVYRQDLRLAQTREQLAVQGPKLVTDMLSYQAATLHEDFERARGAVTDNYRPQLEEQQRAIEQAGAVDNDYWSPNAAVLTAGADRGTMLVLLQGQRGTPPDYRTITATVKVEFVRAAADQWKVDNLTVLASPNPAGGGG
- a CDS encoding mammalian cell entry protein; the encoded protein is MSPRRNTAGSKAFTDLPAPPPRTRALTVALTVATVLIVAAAAVSAVVLFTHQRQHREAMRTAESLGFVRSFMTDFTSPDPFNANAYADGLLAQGTGAFAEDFKSRINEIAVSVARFEPTAGEVLEAGVERWNDDGSATVVVVTRTVTTMPDGGRVEDGSRWVVTAIQEGGQWKISDLAQVI